The following are from one region of the Edwardsiella tarda ATCC 15947 = NBRC 105688 genome:
- a CDS encoding DUF423 domain-containing protein yields MGSRSMIMFAAISGFIFVALGAFGAHVLGNTLGVKEMAWLHTGLQYQAVHTLAILGLAALMMRRSNLWFYWSSALLALGTVLFSGSLYCLALSQLKIWVYITPIGGTCFLIGWVLMLIGALRMGKRAERHE; encoded by the coding sequence ATGGGTAGTCGCTCCATGATCATGTTCGCCGCGATCAGCGGTTTTATCTTTGTGGCATTGGGCGCATTTGGCGCCCATGTGTTGGGAAATACGCTGGGCGTCAAAGAGATGGCCTGGTTACACACCGGTCTCCAGTATCAGGCGGTACATACGCTGGCGATCTTGGGGTTGGCGGCGTTGATGATGCGTCGCAGTAATCTGTGGTTCTATTGGAGCAGCGCGCTGTTGGCATTGGGGACCGTGCTGTTTAGCGGCAGTCTCTATTGCCTAGCGCTGTCGCAGTTAAAGATATGGGTATATATCACACCGATCGGCGGCACTTGCTTCCTGATCGGCTGGGTATTGATGTTGATTGGCGCGTTGCGCATGGGAAAGAGGGCGGAACGCCATGAATAG